Proteins from one Flavobacteriales bacterium genomic window:
- a CDS encoding ferrous iron transport protein A, which produces MTDASQLPIGSSASIVELTDQEQGLRLLEIGVRPGKTIRIIRTSPFKGAVFVQIGSNFFALRQEELSHILID; this is translated from the coding sequence ATGACCGATGCCTCTCAACTCCCCATCGGGAGTAGTGCTTCCATAGTCGAATTGACCGATCAAGAGCAAGGACTGCGATTGCTGGAGATCGGGGTCAGACCTGGTAAGACCATACGGATCATTCGTACCTCTCCATTCAAAGGAGCCGTATTTGTCCAGATAGGAAGCAATTTCTTCGCTTTACGTCAAGAAGAGCTCAGCCATATACTCATCGATTGA